Proteins from one Archocentrus centrarchus isolate MPI-CPG fArcCen1 chromosome 8, fArcCen1, whole genome shotgun sequence genomic window:
- the LOC115784875 gene encoding uncharacterized protein LOC115784875: MTAADRCRMMSGGITSCCVALLLTLTSVSAGKRALNSINDLKSIDFGQTVPKHSLLLLHWFANEIDIDNNNVILLTFDPDSREFGSHHYGNYERVLDPLPRGHRYYTVGNINQPTSLPLPYYVIHPRAEYAARNRDRIIFRVREQNARRQASQRIDQVYITQHYETSENQGTRYNPEHTYQVTTNLLMEIREFSVEENDMSSLMYLRDRFESSADDSQLRQIRNTWGDLACLGLFLFIVIQEKYSPPKRNNRPQPAARRNTQHDFVGNIPENRQNVTCGMFVSIQVDPKDDIILKVTTGKGGKARIIWSNVPSDFLNRGVMVALYKNDQEEEALTYKSIGNRESGSYDTSVPLNEGLQVRLHEVRKLCCFWKSIGEEIDRSSEFRNPKAVNITGYDANLQLFAKDGKACARLIVNTSFYNWGSEFKKSWVGFYSSDDKATKNYEWWQWQWATKFKENTDFQDLFYDVYEYESGMTITPGVQIRFILQDEIEKARTPAWGE, encoded by the exons atgacagcagcagaccGATGCAG GATGATGTCAGGAGGAATCACGAGTtgctgtgtggctctgctcctgaccctgacctccGTGTCAGCTGGAAAGAGGGCGCTCAATTCAATTAATGATCTGAAGTCAATCGACTTTGGACAAACTGTGCCCAAGCACAGTCTCCTGTTGCTCCACTGGTTTGCCAATGAAATTGACATTGACAATAACAATGTCATCctactgacctttgacccagaCAGTCGTGAATTTGGCTCTCATCACTATGGAAACTACGAGAGGGTTTTAGACCCCCTACCGAGGGGGCATCGTTACTACACCGTCGGTAACATCAATCAACCGACATCGCTGCCACTACCATATTATGTCATCCACCCCCGGGCGGAGTATGCAGCAAGAAACCGGGACCGGATCATATTCAGGGTCAGGGAGCAGAATGCGAGGCGGCAAGCTTCACAGAGGATCGACCAAGTGTACATCACCCAGCACTATGAGACATCTGAAAATCAGGGCACAAGGTATAACCCAGAACACACATATCAGGTCACTACCAACCTGTTGATGGAGATCAGAGAgttttctgtggaagaaaatgacATGAGTTCACTGATGTATCTCAGAGATCGCTTTGAAAGCAGCGCTGATGATTCCCAGCTAAGGCAGATAAGAAACACGTGGGGTGACCTTGCTTGTCTCggactgtttttgtttattgtaaTCCAGGAGAAGTATTCCCCTCCCAAACGCAACAACAGACCTCAGCCTGCAGCAAGAAGGAACACACAACACGACTTTGTGGGCAATATCCCAGAAAACAGGCAAAATGTCACCTGTGGGATGTTTGTGAGTATTCAAGTAGACCCTAAAGATGACATAATACTCAAGGTGACAACAGGCAAAGGTGGGAAAGCCAGAATTATTTGGAGCAATGTTCCTAGTGATTTTCTTAATCGAGGTGTGATGGTAGCACTTTACAAGAATGATCAGGAAGAGGAAGCCCTGACTTATAAATCTATTGGGAACAGAGAGTCAGGCAGTTATGATACATCAGTACCCCTGAATGAAGGCCTTCAGGTACGGCTGCATGAGGTGAGGAAACTATGTTGCTTCTGGAAATCAATCGGAGAGGAGATAGACAGAAGCAGTGAGTTTAGAAATCCCAAAGCTGTCAATATAACAGGTTACGATGCAAACCTGCAACTCTTTGCAAAAGACGGCAAAGCTTGTGCTCGCTTAATAGTGAATACGTCTTTCTATAATTGGGGGTCCGAATTCAAAAAATCATGGGTGGGCTTCTACAGCTCTGACGATAAAGCCACAAAAAACTATGAATGGTGGCAATGGCAATGGGCAACGAAattcaaagaaaacacagattttCAGGACCTGTTTTATGATGTATACGAGTACGAGTCAGGCATGACAATCACTCCAGGAGTCCAAATACGCTTCATACTGCAAGATGAGATAGAGAAGGCAAGAACCCCTGCCTGGGGGGaatga